TGAGAATGACCacgtgtgtttcttcatgtgttacGTATGTGGGGGTGCAGGGGAGTAATGTTGTTATTgtgagtatttattttattttatttttgcttgatgCTAATGTAACACAGGCTAGGTTGAGACTTTACAGTCTCAGAGGGGGGAGTAATGTtgtaaaaaaatctgtgttataatacatcataatataatacatacattatacctaaaagtaaaataatatgcCCTAAGGATTATGATTGGTGTCATAAGATACATAGAATAGAGCCTAGATGTTGTAATAGTTTAAGACaatatattgtcgctgtcgggcggaatcctcatatctccaaaaccgttatttttcaggaaattaaaaaaacaccgtaccttatctgcagtgcacagggtttagtccgcgttgcagtggattgtcttgcgctaaattcctgtcctcagacgagcaccagaactagtggggtcaagattttttttctctttgagcccagtgttttgaagacatttacctcagaagacgtgttgattcgttgtgactcttattgaggagaaatatgccgcgaatctctcccgcggagtgaggaagaggtggacagttgaagtgtccaatggagttatgagatttgcgctcaagctattttcaagactttagattggttaataacttgtaaaaataacagacccacgtggggactgaccaatagcatcgatatgtgaaaaaatatgaaattgaccaaatttggacatacaagttttccgcccgacagcgatgatatacTACATATATAGATAACCACTCATAAGTCAGATTAAGTAAAGgagtttattgtaattataaaacTTAGTAAAAGTAATAAGGCCCAGTACTATCAGGCCTAGAAGAAGTAGGAGTGTAGTCTGGCTgaggagagggagaagagggAATGTAAACTGGCGATCCAGTTTCAGAGTCAGAGGAGGGAGAAGCCAAAGCAGGAGAGAAAGGGCGGATGCAGGCGAGAGGAGGTGATGATGGACGAGGAGGATAGATGGGAGGTCCAGGCTCAGGGCAGCAAGTTTCGgcatgaggacagccatcagtttgagtTCCCTGGTCCGTGAAGTCAACAGGAAGTTCAGGAGAACAGAGATGATCCAGGAACTTGGTGAATTCATTCTTGGTGAAAAgaccggaccgaccgggtcgacagaaccagccggaccgaccgagCTGACGGAGCCAACCGAACTGACCGGGTCGACgaaaccgaccgggtcaaccagCCGGGCCGACTTGGTCGACGGAAcaagccgaaccgaccgggttgacggaaccgaccgggtcgacagaaccagccgaacctaccgggtcgacggaaccgaccgggccAACAGAGCCAGCCGAACCAATCTGGTCGACgtaaccagccggaccgaccgggtcaacggaaccgaccaggtcgacggaaccagccgggccgaccgggtcgacggagcCAGCCGAACCGACCAGGTCGACGGagccagccgaaccgaccgggtcgacggaaccagcgagtatggttgagcccaagccccgtagactctctgtcctgcctgaagGGCTTGGTACCAAACCgctctgcctatctgctctgtcagtccctagttttgtctccctgtctctgtcagtctctccctctcctgtccctACTTATAGGTTCAgagcacctccagcaccaccctggccgccaactctgctatggtctctggctcgacctgcagcaccaccctggccgccaacgctgttatggtctctggctcggcctgcagcaccaccctggccgccaacgccgttatggtctctggctcagcctgcagcaccaccctggtcttcTGTCTTGCTATGGCCTTCTgctccgccggctccgccctggccttcagctctgccctggccccctgctccgccggctccgccctggccccctgctctgccggctccgccctggcctcctgctccgccGGCTTCGCCCTGGCCACCTGCCCGGTCAGCCTCACCACTACACGAACTCGACCCGCCCTTCCACCCTGTTGCGCCTTCGCTCTGCCCTCCTGGACTGGTTTTCTGCGGCCTTGTGAGCGTCTGGAAGCCGCTCGTGGGGGGggttctgtaatgagtctgtctgtgtttctgccctgtttctgtctgctgtctttccctgttgttaattgtttgctccgcccactcattggttaccacggacattaattgaacttcatcccctcaggtgtgttgtctttgtctctgattgtctctgctttgtcattggttcctgtcagctatatatactctgtttgtccacttccctggtgttggtcgttgttacatgttggacgtttgtttctgtgttcccGTTCcctgttagctctgtgttctgccttgttctgtctgcctgtttgtctgtttcttgtgttttggataattaagctctaaaatctgcatttggatcctcattcgcctttgtcctgcacattatagcagcaaaagCTTAGCAATAATAGCAATACAGAAATATAACCAAACATAAGTAAGAACATTTGACATAATCCAAACTCATAGAATTAACATGTAATCAGTATATCTAGTAGATTTAGATACtccatcatatacagtataaaataacaagagaagaaatgagaaaaacttactcattgtagctgaAAAGAGGATTAATCCACAAGACGTCTGTTATGGATGGCTGAGCGATAAGTGTGAtacaaacaaggaaataaagCTCTCGcaagtacatttttttaataacaatgacgAAGAAAATTGGAAATAATGGGAAATCAACAAGGACAGAATAATGACATATACAGAAAAATCTTATTTACCAGACCCCGTCTTTACCAGACGGGGTCTGGTAAATAAGGggaaataatcagaaaaaacaGGACATTAGATCACCTAGGAGGCGTATGAGGTAATTTTGGAGGATAAGGGGAATTCTGAGAAGTCAGGTAAATGAGTAGACGGGGCTTTGTGGGTAACTGTAAGAAATAATGGGTAATTGTATGTAAGGTATGTAAATTAAAAGAGGAGGCGCCTAGAGGCACCAGAGCATATATTGAGGTGATATTTGTGGGGAGGGGAAGCTTTTTGGGGTTGCAGGTGAATActcttttgggtttttatttgatacttttttccttgagctcaatggaatgattggctgattgattgcaataaagaagtttgctcattctcatccaggtctgaagagtcttctcattgttttatttgtattaatgttagtgctatcagtacaGTACGTTTAAGTAAAATAGTTGATATTTGGCTAAAAGTATATAAGTACAAATCACCCTGTGATATGCCggcttggagacgggctctaagttccgacactATCTATCGATCAATCTATCGCTCGATCTATCTAGCAAGCTAAGCTAGCTACCTAAGAAGAATATGAAAATTTAACATGACAAATCaatttctgtatatttaattttatataaagttaTAATTTCTTTTCGAATTTAAAACAATTACACATTACATAATTGCACAAAACACTAATCAATCTATAGGCTGCTTATGGCTCACTCTATAGATGTCCCTTGACTTCAGTGTATTATTTTTGAACTTGTAAATAAAGAtagcataattatttttttttttacttcaaaatGTCATGTATAAGCTACTTGAGGTttcgtttttatttattgtggttAAATACATAAGTATATTCATATGGAACTGACAAAGTAATATTTACTTagtgttttgtcattttataaaataatgcaaaaaaaaaaagacaaactctTGGGCCCAAAgtgaaaaaaattgtgaaaagtgAAAATTTTCTCAAAGAATAAAGTGATTTTTTACACAGTAAGTtatgaaatatttgtttattggtcaatttagttacatttacagaaaagcATAGTGCTTTTAAGTTGTCTGTTGTCCTGGTGGTTAAAGAGTTAGTTTGCAAAAGAGATGATTTGCACAAACGCCATTATTAGCAAATGGCATCTGTGTCAAAAACAACTGTCTTGTGCGTAATCTATGGAGACGTTTAAGGTACGAAGTCATGCAAACCTCATCACTCTTATGCTTGCATTGACTTTATTGTAATCATTAGTAAATAGCACGTGTTTATCTTCAGTTGATTATATAACATGCAAATATTAAGTacaccaaaaacaaaaatccaacATTGTATGAACTGATGGTTTAAGATTTAAGAATCCAGTCTCAGACTGCTTCAGACTGAAGAGAGGCCAATGGAGATGAAGCTGGGTTCCCTCCTGTTATTCTGCATTAAAGACAATGGGAATAAGAGAAAAGTTGTAGTTCTGAACATTAAATACTTTTCATATTACATGTATTGTAGTAGTCATTAAATAATACagattaaaatagaaaaaatatatataaaaaaattatatatactgtatatataagttTCCTTGGCCTTTAAATTAGTAATTGTGATTATTAGtgattgcatttttatttaaacaatgtaTAAATCCTTTATGTATTTGATATATAAGAAAGAGAAACTTACAGTTAGAAACAGGAGTACACAACTGTCAGGTATTTATAAGTGCCAACACATGGGTCAGAGAAGACATCATTTGTAGCAGGCACGTTGCAGCTGCTCTGTCCCTCACATCTGCAAAACAACAGATTTTGATTTAAATTGTACCCATAAATATCATTATCATATTTTAGTGATAACAGTCTTGTATAGCAATGATGAAAAATCACAGTTCAGGCACATCTTCCATTACCTAGCTGCAACTTTATTTAGTGCATCAGGTGTGTAGCAGTTTGTGACAATGAGTTGACTGGCAGGTCGTCCAGAAGAACATGTGGTGGAATCGGTTCGGCCGTAGTTAGCGCTGATAATATTTATACGGCGAGCACCTAAAGTTGGAACCATTTTACACAGGGGATAATAGGTTAGCAAAAcaggttaaaaaaatgaaaagagaaagagtaaaTCAGTGGAAAAAGACCAACGTTATGGTCTTGGGGTAACACTTATTACTACATAGCTCTCCTAGGACATGTATTTACAGTTGGTGCTTATTGTCTTAAAATGATTGTTCTATAATAGGTAGTGTATAAAGTAATCTTTATTATGTAGCCAAATTAAAAGGTAGatcaatacaataaataaaaagataaacacaAACCACATGTCAGTATAGCAGTATTGCCTTCACAGGTCACAAGTGTCCCTGCAAGAAACAGATTCATTGATGAATTATTTTGTTTGCTCCATCATTTTTGTACAGACTGTGTGACAAAAGTTCCCAAATTATTCTAAATATCAAGAGATTTTTATtccaatttaaaaataaatgtttactagCATAACAAGCATACCTATATATCTATTAAATATCCTTGAAATaaatttgttattaattaaattattaaaaaacaatgcaagcacatttaaaaaataaagtcataCTGTGTTTTTTCATAGTAAAAAACTACACCAGAATCAGCATCCTGGTGGGAACCTAACCTTGGATCAATGTTTTCTATTTGTTCTAGCCTACTTTTAGTCATAGCTCAGATGTCAAAAAGTGCTTTAGATCATTCCTGTTTATCCAAGATCGCTAAAAGAATTCAAGAAGAAGCTCAGATTACTCACTATGGCACTTGTAGGACACAGTGAGGTATTTAGCAGTCCCAATGCAAGGATCGGTAAAGATGGTGTATGAAGATTGTACAGTGCATGTCTTCTTTCCATTACACctttaaatgaaagtaaaataagTAGAAGTAAACATGCTTCTTACTCTACAAACATTTATTAGATCATATAAAGTAGTGTACATTGAGGCCACTTTGGAGAGTGTGTTTGGAGCATAACAGTTGGTGTTCTGGACCAAACTGTTGGAAAGTCCATTTACGCAGGTTACTGAATCAGCCCGGCCATAGTTTGCATTTATGATCTGAATAGAACCATCTCCTGCACAGAGACATATGTAAAATTGCAGTAGACCAATGGCAACATCAAAGTGTTAAAATGCTCAGCAGCCCAACAATAAGGCACTAAAGATCTTACCACAGTTCAGCGTGCTGTAGCCTTGCTCACAGATCACAATGTTCTCTAAAGAAAGGACACAATATGTACTCAATTTGTGGGTAAACTagtataattaaaaacaaacaaaatcttcTGAGTACAGTATTATAGTGTTACATAATAAGGACATCTGagatttaaagaaacaaattcAACAGACAACagtaatattaaatgtattcataAATAGCTTCATAAACTACTATTACAAAATATAGAAGGAGCTAAATACTGTATCTGTTTCTTTAACTTGCTAGTGTCTAGTTGGGTATATtagtgctttctttctttctttctttctttctttctttctttctttctttctttctttctttcagaaatTAAGAAAGACATTGAAAAATGCATAACTGGactatacagattttttttaagaaagaaggaaagaaagaatctGTCAGTGAATCCATCTGGATTAGTTTAGACATGCACTGATTTggtacatatatatctatagacATCTACTGATCTCTATATACGAGGACAGTATTGTTGTCTTAGTACTGAGCATTCTTCTTCAGTACTTTGATGCCATTTCCATAAGTGTCTGCACTACTTACGGCCAGTGATGCAGTCATAAGTGGTGTTGTAGTACTTGTAGGTTCCAAAACATGGGTCAGGGTTGCCAAGTAAATCAGTCTTTACCTCACACTCTCTTAGTCCATTGCACCTATTTGGGGTATATAGACCAAATGCTGTCACCAGAGTTACGATATTGTTTCTTcagaaattataataaataacattttattatatctatatctaaaatattatatctatatctaaaatgtaaacaatctgCAATATTCAAAGACAAATCATAAATTATTCAACAAACTAAAATA
The genomic region above belongs to Tachysurus vachellii isolate PV-2020 chromosome 11, HZAU_Pvac_v1, whole genome shotgun sequence and contains:
- the LOC132853665 gene encoding rhamnose-binding lectin-like, encoding MMLLLRLTLLTLLIAANNWLVSGENMITCYGNIQHLACDTGLIKVKSTIYGRTNRDTCSNRPPSEIANTNCVLSISTIADRCNGLRECEVKTDLLGNPDPCFGTYKYYNTTYDCITGQNIVICEQGYSTLNCGDGSIQIINANYGRADSVTCVNGLSNSLVQNTNCYAPNTLSKVASMCNGKKTCTVQSSYTIFTDPCIGTAKYLTVSYKCHRTLVTCEGNTAILTCGARRINIISANYGRTDSTTCSSGRPASQLIVTNCYTPDALNKVAARCEGQSSCNVPATNDVFSDPCVGTYKYLTVVYSCF